One window of the Chitinophaga niabensis genome contains the following:
- a CDS encoding cell division protein FtsQ/DivIB yields MQSKTKIAFKRIGIALLWSGVLIGFMVLLVAAVREKDHTKCKGLKVTLKGDDRNAFIDEKDIKALINNSKDRKQNPVGMLISDINIGNLERIVERDPWVRSAELFIDNNEVLNIEVVQRDPLARVFTFSGNSFYLDEQGERIPVSDRFSARVPVFTGFPTDAVQLKKEDSLLYTQMGEMARFIATDTFWNAQVEQVIITGDRKFEFIPKLGDHVIVFGEGTDIATKFNKLLIFYREGLNKAGWNTYSRLNIAYHEEVIGTRRDGKSAPPPPMYKDSTVADVAVDDDDHSTPAPATTPKPAAAKPKADKPTATKKPAARKPEKKKAEGPKPKAVYNKPNRNRN; encoded by the coding sequence ATGCAAAGCAAAACCAAAATAGCCTTCAAACGTATTGGTATTGCCCTCCTCTGGAGCGGTGTACTGATAGGCTTTATGGTATTGCTCGTGGCCGCAGTGCGGGAAAAGGATCATACGAAATGCAAAGGCCTGAAGGTAACGCTCAAAGGAGATGACCGGAATGCCTTTATAGATGAAAAGGATATTAAAGCGCTGATCAATAACTCCAAAGACCGTAAGCAAAACCCGGTGGGCATGCTGATCAGCGATATCAATATCGGCAACCTGGAACGTATTGTTGAACGGGATCCATGGGTTCGCTCAGCGGAACTGTTCATCGATAACAACGAAGTGTTGAACATCGAAGTGGTGCAACGCGATCCGCTGGCCCGCGTGTTCACTTTCTCCGGGAATAGTTTTTACCTGGATGAACAGGGAGAACGCATCCCTGTTTCGGATCGCTTTTCTGCCAGGGTGCCTGTATTTACCGGTTTCCCAACAGATGCGGTGCAGTTGAAAAAGGAAGACAGCCTGTTGTACACGCAAATGGGAGAAATGGCCCGCTTCATTGCAACAGATACTTTCTGGAATGCGCAGGTGGAACAGGTGATCATTACAGGAGACAGAAAATTCGAGTTCATTCCCAAGCTTGGCGACCATGTGATTGTTTTTGGCGAGGGAACGGATATAGCCACGAAGTTTAACAAACTGCTCATTTTCTACCGCGAAGGTTTAAACAAAGCAGGATGGAACACGTACTCAAGACTGAACATTGCCTACCATGAAGAGGTGATAGGTACCAGAAGAGATGGCAAGAGCGCACCGCCGCCGCCCATGTACAAAGATTCTACTGTTGCAGATGTAGCGGTAGATGATGATGATCACAGTACACCGGCACCGGCCACGACACCTAAACCAGCAGCGGCTAAACCCAAAGCTGACAAACCAACTGCTACTAAAAAGCCCGCAGCCAGAAAGCCTGAGAAAAAAAAGGCAGAAGGGCCAAAGCCAAAAGCAGTATATAACAAACCTAATCGTAATCGCAACTAA
- the murC gene encoding UDP-N-acetylmuramate--L-alanine ligase, protein MELKKIHRIYFVGIGGIGMSAIARFFNEKGVKVSGYDKTSTGLTQQLEAEGIDIHYAEDLDKIDKTANLVVYTPAIPATQKELVYYRENGYEVVKRSDVLQEITRELFAITVAGTHGKTTVSTMIAHILRHTGYGCNAFLGGISSNYGKNFWSSEKQVAVIEADEYDRSFLKLSPDVAVLTAMDPDHLDIYGTEQAVVDAFIQYTRNIKPNGTLLARHGLPHGAELEGDNKLFYSLQNDAANIYGKNIRMDNGGYEFDVVQQDWLIDNVRLYIGGMHNVENAIAAIGVAHLLGISNEKIRAAVADFKGIRRRFEYLVKKDNVVYIDDYAHHPEELRALITSAKSLFRGKKCTVIFQPHLFSRTRDFADGFGETLSMADEVILLPIYPARELPIEGVTSEMIASRIHGPEVKILKRDDVVTWLKDHPSQLLITAGAGDIDLLREPIQHLLN, encoded by the coding sequence ATGGAACTGAAGAAAATACATAGGATCTATTTTGTTGGTATCGGTGGTATCGGTATGAGCGCGATTGCACGTTTCTTTAATGAGAAAGGTGTGAAAGTGAGCGGGTACGATAAAACAAGCACCGGGCTGACACAGCAACTGGAAGCAGAAGGCATCGACATTCATTATGCAGAAGACCTGGATAAGATCGACAAAACTGCCAACCTTGTTGTGTACACCCCCGCTATTCCGGCCACACAAAAAGAACTGGTGTATTATCGCGAGAATGGATACGAAGTAGTGAAGCGCAGCGATGTGTTACAGGAGATCACCCGTGAATTGTTTGCCATCACCGTGGCAGGCACCCATGGAAAAACAACGGTTTCTACCATGATCGCTCACATCCTTCGTCATACAGGATATGGCTGCAACGCCTTCCTGGGTGGCATCAGTTCCAACTACGGAAAGAATTTCTGGAGCAGCGAAAAGCAGGTAGCGGTGATTGAAGCAGATGAGTACGACCGCTCTTTCCTGAAACTGAGTCCGGATGTTGCTGTACTCACCGCCATGGATCCGGACCACCTGGATATCTATGGTACCGAGCAGGCTGTAGTAGATGCCTTCATTCAATATACCAGGAATATCAAGCCAAATGGCACCCTGCTGGCAAGGCATGGTTTACCGCATGGCGCAGAACTGGAAGGAGACAACAAACTTTTTTACAGTCTGCAGAACGATGCGGCCAATATATATGGGAAAAATATCCGCATGGATAACGGAGGTTACGAGTTTGATGTAGTGCAGCAGGATTGGCTGATAGATAATGTGAGGCTGTATATCGGAGGCATGCACAATGTGGAGAATGCCATTGCAGCTATCGGTGTGGCACACCTCTTAGGCATCAGTAATGAAAAGATCAGGGCAGCGGTAGCTGATTTTAAAGGTATCCGCCGCCGGTTCGAATACCTGGTGAAGAAAGATAACGTTGTATATATAGATGATTATGCACACCATCCGGAGGAATTAAGAGCACTGATCACCAGCGCAAAATCTTTATTCCGTGGAAAGAAATGCACCGTCATCTTTCAACCACATCTCTTCTCCAGAACAAGGGATTTTGCGGATGGATTTGGAGAAACACTCTCCATGGCAGATGAAGTGATCCTCCTTCCTATCTATCCGGCAAGGGAGTTACCGATAGAAGGGGTGACCAGTGAAATGATCGCCTCCCGTATCCATGGCCCGGAAGTGAAGATCCTAAAAAGGGATGATGTAGTAACGTGGCTGAAGGATCATCCTTCCCAACTTTTAATCACGGCGGGTGCAGGAGACATTGATCTGTTGCGCGAACCGATACAACATTTATTGAACTGA
- the murG gene encoding undecaprenyldiphospho-muramoylpentapeptide beta-N-acetylglucosaminyltransferase codes for MWQLPHKENIKEEKTLAYKVIIAGGGTGGHIFPAIAIANALRKLEPQTEILFVGAKGKMEMEKVPQAGYPIEGLEIAGFNRSNMLKNILLPFKLLKSLRQAKSILTRFQPDAVVGVGGYASFPILRQAQRRGIPTLIQEQNSYAGKSNKILGRKAGKICVAYEGMDKFFPADKLLYTGNPVRGAITESAVTREEALRHFGLLDGKPTIFAVGGSLGAKSINEAILPHLAEFVNKDIQLIWQTGKPFYDTAKSAAAAFATHVKVYDFINVMDFAYKAADMVISRAGALAIAELCVVKKPVIFVPYPFAAEDHQTQNALSLVHKQAALMIKDGEAQSRLVNEAFSLVQNKALMDQLEQNIAPLGNKNADMTIARAVLGLIK; via the coding sequence ATGTGGCAGTTGCCGCATAAAGAAAACATAAAAGAAGAAAAGACATTGGCATACAAAGTGATCATAGCAGGCGGCGGTACAGGAGGACATATCTTCCCGGCCATTGCTATTGCAAACGCGCTCCGCAAGCTGGAACCGCAAACGGAGATCCTTTTTGTAGGCGCCAAAGGAAAAATGGAAATGGAGAAAGTGCCGCAGGCAGGCTATCCCATCGAAGGATTGGAGATTGCAGGTTTCAACCGCAGCAATATGTTGAAGAACATCCTGTTGCCGTTCAAACTGCTGAAAAGTTTACGTCAGGCAAAGAGTATCCTTACCCGTTTTCAACCGGATGCCGTAGTAGGTGTTGGTGGTTATGCCAGCTTTCCTATTTTAAGGCAGGCACAGCGCAGGGGAATTCCCACGCTGATACAGGAACAAAATTCCTATGCCGGAAAAAGTAATAAGATATTAGGCCGTAAGGCTGGTAAGATATGTGTGGCGTACGAAGGAATGGATAAATTCTTTCCTGCTGATAAACTCCTCTACACAGGCAATCCTGTACGGGGAGCTATTACAGAAAGTGCCGTAACAAGAGAAGAAGCATTACGTCATTTCGGATTGCTGGATGGCAAACCTACCATTTTTGCGGTAGGTGGCAGCCTCGGCGCGAAGTCCATCAATGAAGCCATACTGCCTCATCTTGCGGAATTTGTAAATAAAGATATCCAGCTGATCTGGCAAACGGGAAAGCCGTTCTATGATACAGCAAAATCAGCCGCAGCAGCATTTGCCACACATGTGAAAGTCTATGACTTTATCAACGTGATGGATTTTGCCTACAAAGCGGCAGATATGGTGATATCGCGTGCAGGGGCATTAGCCATTGCTGAGCTTTGCGTAGTGAAGAAGCCGGTGATCTTTGTGCCTTATCCATTTGCGGCAGAAGATCATCAAACGCAGAATGCACTCAGCCTTGTACACAAACAGGCTGCCCTGATGATCAAAGACGGCGAAGCACAAAGCCGCCTGGTGAATGAAGCATTCAGCCTGGTACAGAACAAAGCACTGATGGACCAGCTGGAACAGAACATTGCGCCACTGGGAAATAAAAATGCAGACATGACTATCGCCCGGGCAGTGCTTGGGTTGATTAAATAA
- a CDS encoding FtsW/RodA/SpoVE family cell cycle protein, whose product MNNLLQRTKGDKVIWTIVFFLSAVSLLAVYSSTGSLAYRVYSGHTEYYLFKQLSVLILGVMIIYFAHRVNYTIYSRVAQIGFILSIPLLIYTLAFGSNLNEASRWIRLPVINLTFQTSDIAKLALFMYVSRQLSRKQLVITDFKKGFLPIIIPVGVICALIMPANMSTALLLGASCMLLCFIGRVPLKFLLSMIGGAIILIVLMFAVASLTGYGRAETWKKRIESFTSDEAHEVPYQVQQANIAIAGGGTVGKGPGNSTARNFLPHPYSDFIFAIILEEYGIFGAFLVLIAYLVLLLRSIRIFKNCPYAFGAFLALGLSVTLVIQALMHMAVNVHLLPVTGLTLPLVSMGGSSVIFTSLAIGIILSVSRSVEETSKKEVTNVAVAA is encoded by the coding sequence GTGAACAACTTACTTCAAAGGACAAAAGGTGATAAGGTGATCTGGACGATCGTGTTCTTCCTGTCTGCAGTAAGCTTGTTGGCAGTGTACAGTTCAACCGGCTCTTTGGCATATCGGGTTTATAGCGGTCATACGGAGTATTATCTTTTCAAGCAGCTCTCCGTATTGATACTGGGTGTTATGATCATCTATTTCGCGCACCGGGTGAATTATACGATTTACTCCAGGGTGGCTCAGATAGGTTTCATCCTGTCCATCCCCCTGCTGATCTATACACTGGCTTTTGGTTCCAATCTGAATGAAGCCAGCCGCTGGATCAGGCTGCCTGTGATCAATCTCACGTTCCAGACCTCAGACATTGCGAAGCTGGCCTTGTTCATGTACGTGAGCCGTCAACTGTCACGCAAGCAGTTGGTGATCACGGACTTCAAAAAAGGCTTTCTGCCTATCATCATACCGGTTGGTGTGATCTGTGCATTGATCATGCCCGCGAACATGAGTACGGCATTGCTTTTAGGAGCCAGTTGCATGTTACTTTGTTTCATTGGCCGTGTACCGCTGAAGTTCTTGTTATCCATGATAGGGGGCGCAATAATATTGATCGTGCTGATGTTCGCAGTAGCAAGTTTAACAGGTTACGGGCGTGCGGAAACATGGAAGAAAAGGATAGAAAGTTTTACCAGTGACGAAGCACATGAAGTGCCCTACCAGGTACAGCAGGCAAACATTGCCATCGCAGGTGGCGGTACAGTAGGAAAAGGACCAGGTAATAGTACGGCAAGAAATTTCTTACCGCACCCTTATTCGGATTTTATTTTTGCGATTATTCTTGAGGAGTATGGTATCTTTGGCGCCTTTTTAGTGTTGATTGCTTATCTCGTACTGCTCTTACGAAGTATCAGAATATTCAAGAATTGTCCATACGCATTTGGTGCATTCCTCGCATTAGGCCTGAGTGTTACATTAGTGATACAGGCATTGATGCATATGGCCGTAAACGTACACCTGCTACCGGTTACAGGGTTAACCCTGCCACTGGTGAGTATGGGAGGATCATCCGTGATCTTTACGAGCCTGGCCATCGGAATTATACTGAGTGTTTCAAGAAGTGTAGAAGAAACTTCAAAGAAAGAGGTTACCAATGTGGCAGTTGCCGCATAA
- the murD gene encoding UDP-N-acetylmuramoyl-L-alanine--D-glutamate ligase has translation MKLVILGAGESGIGAALLGKQKGFEVFVSDGGQIKDIYKQELAVNNIPFEEGHHSWNIILEADEIVKSPGIPEKSELMKKVRERGVSVISEIEFAWRFSKDKKIIAITGSNGKSTTTALTYHIFKTAGLNAALVGNIGISYARQVALEPADYYVIEISSFQLDDIRDFKPDVAILLNITPDHLDRYDYKMENYVASKFRIAMNQTKEDFFIYCKDDPEIRHYLETKPIYSEPIPFSIMEPLKEGGFIENEQLNIHVKDEPVIMSMYDLALKGKHNLYNSMAAGIAGRTMDIRKEKIRESLASFKSLEHRMEYVATVRGVDFINDSKATNVNSVWFALESMERPVVLIMGGVDKGNDYSAIRDLVREKVKAIICLGVDNRPIHEGLSKDIEVMVNTDNMKDAVAAAFQMSSKGDVVLLSPACASFDLFKNYEERGRQFKEAVREL, from the coding sequence ATGAAACTCGTAATACTGGGAGCTGGAGAAAGCGGAATAGGTGCAGCATTGCTGGGAAAACAAAAAGGATTTGAAGTATTTGTTTCGGACGGCGGTCAGATCAAAGACATCTATAAACAGGAGCTGGCGGTGAATAACATTCCTTTTGAAGAAGGGCACCACTCCTGGAACATTATACTGGAGGCAGATGAAATTGTGAAAAGCCCGGGTATACCGGAAAAGTCCGAGTTGATGAAGAAAGTGAGGGAGCGTGGCGTATCAGTGATCTCAGAGATCGAATTTGCGTGGCGCTTCAGTAAGGACAAAAAGATCATTGCCATCACGGGTAGTAACGGTAAAAGCACCACAACAGCGCTCACTTACCACATTTTCAAAACAGCCGGCCTTAACGCCGCACTGGTTGGTAACATTGGCATCAGCTATGCCCGCCAGGTAGCCTTAGAGCCGGCAGACTATTATGTTATAGAGATCAGCAGCTTCCAGCTGGACGACATACGTGATTTCAAACCGGATGTAGCCATCCTGCTGAACATCACACCGGACCATCTGGACCGCTATGATTATAAAATGGAAAACTATGTGGCATCAAAATTCCGCATAGCCATGAATCAAACGAAGGAGGATTTTTTCATTTACTGTAAAGACGATCCAGAGATCAGGCATTATTTAGAAACGAAACCCATTTATTCAGAACCAATACCTTTTAGCATTATGGAACCATTGAAAGAAGGTGGATTTATAGAAAACGAACAATTGAATATTCACGTGAAAGACGAGCCGGTAATTATGTCGATGTATGACCTGGCATTAAAAGGAAAGCACAATTTGTATAATTCAATGGCAGCAGGGATAGCAGGTCGCACAATGGATATCCGGAAAGAAAAGATCCGGGAAAGCCTGGCTTCATTCAAGAGCCTGGAGCACCGTATGGAATATGTAGCCACTGTGCGTGGTGTAGACTTTATAAACGACAGCAAGGCTACTAACGTGAATTCAGTATGGTTCGCATTGGAAAGTATGGAACGCCCGGTAGTACTTATCATGGGCGGTGTGGATAAAGGCAACGATTACAGCGCCATCCGTGACCTGGTACGTGAAAAAGTGAAGGCCATCATTTGCCTGGGCGTAGATAACCGCCCCATCCATGAAGGTCTTTCCAAAGACATAGAAGTAATGGTGAATACGGACAATATGAAGGATGCCGTAGCGGCTGCCTTCCAGATGTCCAGCAAAGGAGATGTAGTACTGCTCTCCCCTGCCTGCGCCAGCTTTGACCTCTTCAAGAACTATGAAGAGAGAGGCCGCCAGTTTAAGGAAGCAGTGAGAGAACTTTAA
- the mraY gene encoding phospho-N-acetylmuramoyl-pentapeptide-transferase, protein MWQFITFRVTMALLLSLAISLLFGKRIVRYLQKKQIGETIRDLGLEGQVSKKGTPTMGGLIILAAIVIPTILFARVLNVYILLILLCTIWLGLIGFIDDYIKVFKKNKEGLAGRFKILGQIGLGLIVGLTLYFNDNVVISREVMNGKKMPANERVINSSERITVDGQKFVDVKTPITTIPFVKNHEFNYSKLISWIGPGAEKYTFILYTLIVIIIIVAVSNGANLTDGLDGLATGVSAVIGICLGIFAYVSGNIKFAEYLNIMYIPNLGELSIFIAALVGACVGFLWYNAFPAQVFMGDTGSLALGGIIASLAIIVRKELLIPIFCGVFLVENLSVLIQVTYFKYTKKKYGEGRRVFLMSPLHHHYQKLGYHESKISVRFWIVTVMCVVFAIATLKMR, encoded by the coding sequence ATGTGGCAATTCATCACCTTCCGGGTAACGATGGCGTTATTACTGTCACTCGCGATCTCTTTGCTTTTTGGTAAACGTATTGTCCGGTACCTGCAAAAGAAACAGATCGGCGAAACGATCCGTGATCTGGGTCTGGAAGGACAGGTAAGCAAAAAAGGCACTCCTACCATGGGCGGCCTGATCATCCTGGCGGCCATCGTGATCCCTACTATCCTTTTTGCCCGGGTATTGAATGTATACATCCTGCTCATCCTGCTTTGCACCATCTGGCTGGGATTGATCGGGTTTATTGACGACTATATTAAAGTATTTAAAAAGAATAAGGAAGGTCTTGCCGGGAGGTTTAAAATACTGGGGCAGATAGGGCTTGGGCTCATCGTGGGGCTTACGCTTTATTTCAATGACAACGTAGTGATCTCCCGAGAAGTAATGAACGGCAAAAAGATGCCGGCGAATGAAAGAGTGATCAACAGTTCCGAAAGGATAACCGTGGATGGACAAAAGTTTGTGGACGTTAAAACACCCATCACTACCATTCCTTTCGTAAAGAACCATGAGTTCAATTATTCCAAACTGATCTCCTGGATAGGACCCGGTGCGGAGAAATATACATTCATCCTGTACACCCTGATCGTGATCATCATTATTGTTGCCGTGTCCAACGGAGCCAATCTCACGGATGGGCTGGATGGATTAGCAACAGGGGTCTCGGCAGTGATAGGGATCTGCCTTGGCATTTTTGCTTATGTGAGCGGTAACATCAAGTTTGCGGAGTACCTCAATATTATGTACATCCCCAACCTCGGTGAACTCTCCATATTCATTGCAGCCCTGGTAGGCGCCTGTGTGGGTTTCCTCTGGTACAATGCTTTCCCTGCCCAGGTTTTCATGGGTGATACGGGCAGCCTTGCACTGGGAGGCATCATTGCATCACTGGCCATTATTGTGAGAAAAGAATTACTCATCCCCATCTTCTGTGGTGTTTTCCTGGTAGAAAACCTGAGCGTACTGATCCAGGTGACCTATTTCAAATACACGAAGAAGAAGTATGGCGAAGGAAGAAGGGTATTCTTAATGAGCCCCCTGCATCACCATTATCAGAAGCTGGGGTATCATGAAAGTAAGATCTCCGTGCGGTTCTGGATTGTGACCGTGATGTGTGTGGTATTTGCCATTGCTACCTTAAAAATGAGATAA
- a CDS encoding UDP-N-acetylmuramoyl-L-alanyl-D-glutamate--2,6-diaminopimelate ligase, translated as MKTLREILYNVNILAVQGNNDIAVRALSIDSRQIKTGDAFIAIRGFAADGHQFISKAIALGASAVICETLPDTISPDVCYVQVSNSAQAGGVMAGNFFDNPSQKLTLIGVTGTNGKTTIATLLFRLFTQMGHHCGLLSTVQNQIGDRIVPATHTTPDPISLNALLADMVAEGCDYAFMEVSSHAIHQQRIAGLKFAGGIFSNITHDHLDYHKTFDEYIRVKKSFFDQLPNNAFAITNLDDKRGPVMLQNTKARKATYSLRSMADFKGKIIENNITGLVMLVGEREVHFRLIGEFNAYNLMAVYGAAVLAGKDKDEVLAALSDLKGAEGRFDYIISKEQRVIGIVDYAHTPDALLNVLATIKNLRQGHEQIITVVGCGGDRDTTKRPVMGEVAAEHSDKVIFTSDNPRSEDPGEIIRQMEAGVGVHQRKKVISISDRKEAIKTACSFAKQEDIILIAGKGHEKYQEINGVKHPFDDKQVLLEMFALLEK; from the coding sequence ATGAAGACGCTGCGGGAAATATTATATAACGTGAACATCCTGGCGGTGCAGGGCAATAATGATATTGCCGTGCGCGCTTTGAGCATTGATTCACGGCAGATCAAAACAGGCGATGCTTTCATCGCCATTCGCGGTTTTGCGGCAGACGGGCATCAGTTCATCTCCAAAGCAATTGCACTGGGTGCTTCAGCAGTCATCTGTGAAACACTGCCGGACACTATTTCCCCGGATGTATGTTATGTACAGGTAAGCAATAGTGCGCAGGCAGGTGGCGTAATGGCCGGCAACTTCTTCGACAATCCTTCTCAGAAACTGACATTGATAGGAGTAACGGGTACAAATGGTAAAACCACCATTGCTACCCTCCTGTTCCGTTTGTTCACACAAATGGGTCATCATTGCGGACTGTTATCTACCGTTCAGAACCAGATAGGCGACAGGATTGTTCCGGCAACCCATACCACACCTGATCCTATCAGCCTGAATGCATTGCTGGCAGATATGGTGGCAGAAGGTTGTGATTATGCTTTTATGGAAGTAAGCTCCCATGCCATTCATCAGCAACGGATAGCAGGACTGAAGTTCGCGGGCGGGATCTTTTCCAATATCACGCACGATCACCTGGACTATCACAAAACCTTTGATGAATATATCCGTGTAAAGAAATCTTTCTTTGATCAGTTACCCAATAATGCTTTTGCCATCACCAACCTGGATGATAAGCGCGGACCCGTGATGCTGCAAAATACCAAAGCCCGCAAAGCTACTTACAGCCTGCGGAGTATGGCAGACTTTAAAGGCAAGATCATTGAAAACAATATCACGGGCCTGGTGATGCTGGTAGGAGAAAGAGAAGTGCACTTCCGCCTGATCGGAGAGTTCAATGCCTATAACCTCATGGCTGTATATGGCGCAGCGGTTCTGGCTGGCAAAGATAAAGATGAAGTACTGGCAGCACTCAGCGATCTGAAAGGAGCTGAAGGCCGCTTTGATTATATCATTTCCAAAGAGCAACGTGTGATCGGTATTGTGGACTATGCCCACACACCGGATGCTTTGCTCAATGTGCTGGCTACTATAAAAAACCTCCGCCAGGGTCATGAGCAGATCATTACCGTGGTAGGTTGCGGAGGAGACAGGGATACCACCAAACGCCCGGTGATGGGAGAAGTAGCTGCGGAACACAGTGACAAAGTGATCTTCACTTCGGATAATCCCCGTTCTGAAGATCCGGGAGAGATCATCCGCCAGATGGAAGCAGGTGTTGGTGTACACCAACGTAAAAAGGTCATCTCCATTTCCGATCGTAAGGAAGCTATCAAAACCGCCTGCAGTTTTGCAAAGCAGGAAGATATCATCCTCATTGCCGGAAAAGGTCATGAAAAATACCAGGAGATCAATGGGGTAAAACACCCTTTTGACGATAAACAGGTGCTGCTGGAAATGTTCGCGTTGTTAGAAAAATAA
- a CDS encoding penicillin-binding protein has product MGIFAVAILGKVFYIQHVKGDYWRSMSDSLHTSYMDLDADRGTIYSEEGRMLSTSIPYFDIRIDFQADGLMDKKANIFKDNIDSLSVRLAALFMDRSANAYKKLLEEGYKDKDRYFLLKRDIKFDDYQELRTFPMFRLGRNKSGLIAETKNKRINPFKLLANRTIGLARENSQNVGLERTYNESLNGVTGKRLMRRIAGNTFMPVEGFDIEPENGKDVITTLDVNMQDIAENALMKMLVQNEAEHGTCILMEVKTGKIKAIANLGRQKDGSYWEDLNYALQVGEPGSTFKLATMIAVLEDGFVTPNNMVDLNYGRWPVGKRVVYDSEPHHLTTVTIKRAFERSSNVGMAKLAYQYYYKNPNEFANHFKRLHLDTPTGIDIVGEGKPVIKTTASRSWSASTLPWMAFGYEVLQSPLQTAMLYNAVANNGKMMRPYLVNAIMEFGKPVKSFEPTVVLDSICSPRTLAQLKDMLEGVVLNGTAVKLQTPYYRIAGKTGTALVANGNRGYADKIYQSSFAGYFPADDPQFTCVVVIKNKPHAAKFYGGTVAGPVFREVADKLYALAIQKPRPINGVSVLDTLMAMKGGKGSEWRSVVTALNLPWQGVINNSNWVSTNVKNNKLSFEPLSQTQGQVPDVKGMGLKDALYLLENAGLRVVIKGAGRVTSQSLPGGTNIGKEQTIIIELG; this is encoded by the coding sequence ATGGGGATCTTTGCTGTGGCTATCCTCGGCAAGGTATTCTATATACAACATGTGAAAGGCGATTACTGGCGCAGTATGTCTGACAGCCTGCATACTTCCTATATGGACCTGGATGCAGACCGTGGCACGATCTATTCTGAAGAAGGGCGTATGCTTTCTACCTCCATCCCCTACTTCGACATCCGGATAGATTTTCAGGCAGACGGGCTGATGGATAAGAAAGCCAACATCTTCAAGGATAATATAGACTCTCTCTCCGTCCGCCTGGCGGCCCTGTTCATGGATCGTTCCGCAAATGCATACAAGAAGTTGCTCGAGGAAGGATACAAGGATAAGGACCGCTACTTTCTTCTTAAAAGAGATATCAAATTCGATGACTACCAGGAACTGCGGACCTTTCCAATGTTCCGGCTCGGAAGGAATAAAAGCGGGCTCATAGCTGAGACTAAAAATAAAAGGATCAATCCTTTCAAACTACTGGCCAATCGTACGATTGGCCTTGCGCGTGAAAATTCGCAGAACGTAGGACTGGAAAGAACTTATAACGAAAGCCTGAACGGCGTTACCGGTAAACGCCTCATGCGCCGCATTGCCGGCAACACTTTTATGCCTGTGGAAGGGTTTGACATCGAACCTGAAAACGGAAAAGATGTGATCACCACCCTGGATGTGAACATGCAGGACATTGCTGAAAACGCACTCATGAAAATGCTGGTGCAGAACGAAGCAGAACACGGCACCTGCATACTCATGGAAGTGAAAACCGGTAAGATCAAAGCCATTGCCAACCTGGGCCGTCAAAAGGATGGCAGCTATTGGGAAGATCTGAACTATGCCCTGCAGGTGGGAGAACCGGGCTCTACTTTCAAACTGGCTACCATGATCGCCGTGCTGGAAGATGGCTTTGTAACACCTAATAATATGGTGGACCTGAATTATGGCAGATGGCCGGTAGGTAAAAGAGTGGTGTATGATTCCGAACCACATCACCTTACCACGGTAACCATTAAACGCGCATTCGAAAGAAGTTCTAACGTAGGGATGGCAAAACTGGCCTACCAATATTATTATAAGAACCCGAATGAGTTCGCCAATCACTTTAAAAGATTACACCTCGATACACCTACTGGAATTGACATTGTAGGGGAAGGGAAACCGGTGATCAAAACAACCGCTTCCCGCAGCTGGAGTGCCAGCACCCTGCCCTGGATGGCTTTTGGATATGAAGTATTACAAAGCCCTCTGCAAACAGCCATGCTTTATAATGCAGTGGCTAACAACGGAAAGATGATGCGGCCTTACCTCGTGAACGCCATTATGGAGTTTGGTAAACCGGTCAAATCGTTTGAACCCACAGTTGTACTGGACAGCATCTGCTCTCCCCGTACACTGGCTCAGCTGAAGGATATGCTGGAAGGTGTGGTACTGAATGGTACCGCAGTAAAACTGCAAACACCTTACTACCGTATCGCCGGCAAAACAGGTACAGCGCTGGTAGCTAACGGAAACCGCGGATATGCGGACAAGATCTACCAGTCTTCATTTGCAGGTTATTTCCCTGCAGACGACCCGCAATTCACCTGCGTAGTGGTGATCAAAAACAAACCCCATGCTGCAAAGTTCTATGGAGGAACTGTAGCTGGGCCTGTGTTCAGGGAAGTAGCGGATAAATTGTATGCGCTGGCTATTCAGAAACCCCGTCCTATAAACGGTGTTTCCGTACTGGACACACTCATGGCCATGAAAGGCGGCAAAGGAAGTGAATGGCGCAGTGTAGTAACAGCATTGAACTTACCCTGGCAGGGAGTGATCAACAACTCCAACTGGGTAAGTACAAATGTGAAGAACAACAAACTCAGCTTTGAACCCTTGTCGCAAACCCAGGGCCAGGTACCTGATGTGAAAGGAATGGGATTGAAAGATGCATTGTACCTGCTGGAAAATGCAGGGCTGAGGGTAGTGATCAAAGGTGCAGGAAGAGTTACATCACAATCCCTGCCCGGCGGAACCAATATTGGAAAAGAACAAACAATCATAATAGAACTCGGTTGA